The following coding sequences lie in one Miscanthus floridulus cultivar M001 chromosome 9, ASM1932011v1, whole genome shotgun sequence genomic window:
- the LOC136480017 gene encoding uncharacterized protein, with amino-acid sequence MSSAGTSELRAGGHFSVRGFAAVLKPDPFDGKNFLIWKAKMELWLTAMSCYHVSEGKPANLPPKDEAKFKADDNLFRGKELWDALVGKFGVTDAGSELYLMEQLYDYKMVENRSVVEQAHEIQALAKELELFPCVLPDKFVAGGIIAKLPLSWKDFATSLKHKRHEFNVEELIGTLDVEERAIAKDNGKSVETSTANVV; translated from the exons GCATTTTTCTGTCAGAGGTTTTGCTGCTGTGTTAAAGCCtgatccttttgatggtaaaaacTTCTTGATCTGGAAAGCTAAGATGGAATTGTGGCTCACTGCAATGTCATGTTATCATGTCTCTGAGGGCAAACCTGCTAACTTGCCTCCTAAGGATGAGGCTAAGTTTAAGGCAGATGACAACCTCTTTCGAG GAAAAGAGCTGTGGGATGCACTTGTGGGAAAGTTTGGAGTTACCGATGCTGGTAGCGAGCTGTACctcatggagcagctgtatgactacaagatggttgagaaccgatctgtagtggaacaggctcatgagattcaggcactagctaaggaacttgagctctttccatgtgtcttacctgacaagtttgtggctggcGGTATAATCGCCAAGTTACCACTTTCTTGGAAGGACTTTGCTACCTCACTCAAACATAAGAGACATGAGTTCAATGTTGAAGAGCTCATTggtactcttgatgttgaggagagagcgATAGCAAAAGACAATGGAAAGAGTGTTGAGACCTCTACTGCTAATGTGGTATAG